From the genome of Halorussus caseinilyticus, one region includes:
- a CDS encoding acyl-CoA thioesterase, with protein sequence MTDDWFTVDVDVRYRDLDTMGHVNNAVYASYFEQARVAYFEEVLDVPLREIESVLASLEIDFRRPVEIEDEVTVALRVPELGESSVPMEYEVRADGHVAATGETVQVAVDSETKSSRPIPDAWRKQIRDFEGL encoded by the coding sequence ATGACCGACGACTGGTTTACCGTCGACGTAGACGTTCGCTATCGGGACCTCGACACGATGGGCCACGTCAACAACGCTGTCTACGCCTCCTACTTCGAGCAGGCGCGCGTGGCCTACTTCGAGGAAGTGCTGGACGTGCCCCTCCGAGAAATCGAGTCCGTCCTCGCCAGCCTCGAAATCGACTTTCGGCGACCGGTCGAAATCGAAGACGAGGTGACGGTGGCGCTCCGAGTGCCCGAACTCGGCGAGTCGTCGGTTCCGATGGAGTACGAGGTCCGGGCCGACGGCCACGTCGCGGCGACGGGCGAGACGGTACAGGTCGCGGTCGATAGCGAAACAAAGTCCTCGCGGCCGATTCCCGACGCGTGGCGCAAGCAGATACGCGACTTCGAAGGGCTGTAA
- a CDS encoding DUF420 domain-containing protein, producing MQRLAERHVPALTGLLTVVSLALVFAAALRVVPAGSLPRAPDPVLAAIPHVNAVISVVAFGVVSASWRWIRQGEVEKHRVGMLAGVVLFAAFLTLYLYRVALLGPTHFEGPAVVEQFVYYPILAIHVLLAVICIPLLYYVLLLALTRPASELPATNHPRVGRVAASLWLTSFALGVVVYLLLYLF from the coding sequence ATGCAACGACTCGCAGAGCGTCACGTCCCCGCGCTGACCGGCCTGTTGACCGTCGTCTCGCTCGCGCTGGTGTTCGCGGCCGCGCTCCGCGTCGTGCCCGCAGGATCGCTCCCGCGCGCGCCCGACCCCGTTCTCGCGGCCATCCCGCACGTCAACGCCGTCATCAGCGTCGTCGCGTTCGGGGTCGTCTCGGCCTCGTGGCGATGGATTCGACAAGGCGAAGTCGAGAAACACCGCGTCGGGATGCTCGCTGGCGTCGTGCTGTTCGCGGCCTTCCTGACGCTGTACCTCTACCGAGTCGCGCTCCTCGGGCCGACTCACTTCGAGGGACCGGCGGTCGTCGAGCAGTTCGTCTACTACCCGATTCTGGCGATTCACGTCCTGCTCGCGGTGATTTGTATCCCCTTGCTCTACTACGTTCTCCTGCTGGCGCTGACCCGTCCCGCGTCGGAACTCCCCGCGACGAACCACCCGCGCGTCGGCCGAGTCGCGGCGTCGCTGTGGCTGACTTCGTTCGCGCTCGGCGTCGTGGTGTACCTACTGCTCTACCTGTTCTGA
- a CDS encoding DICT sensory domain-containing protein — protein sequence MGLHEFLDAVADRRKTITVFAPEPNRAFESHFETRNVAVEHEYIPDDSSGGFVVVTESGEFVGSVGGTAVNHLVSPTETDLEPGTDDPTRALLDLLADTTFVSFDKRQMLLTAREIEDRAYRQGTGTLRTGFQSLSAMKVQRDVYATLASENLLDVHVYGEPDWSPDVPGTTVHAEESEELGAFWFVVFDGGDDDRQACALVAEEVQPDSDFFRGFWTYDPELVADIDEYLRETYG from the coding sequence ATGGGTCTCCACGAGTTCTTAGACGCCGTGGCCGACCGCCGGAAGACCATCACCGTGTTCGCACCGGAACCCAACCGCGCGTTCGAATCGCACTTCGAGACGCGGAACGTCGCGGTCGAACACGAGTACATTCCCGACGACAGTTCCGGCGGGTTCGTCGTCGTGACCGAAAGCGGGGAGTTCGTCGGGAGCGTCGGCGGAACCGCGGTCAACCACCTCGTCTCGCCGACGGAGACCGACCTCGAACCCGGCACGGACGACCCGACGCGGGCACTGCTCGACCTCCTCGCGGACACGACGTTCGTCTCGTTCGACAAGCGCCAGATGCTGCTGACCGCCCGCGAAATCGAGGACCGGGCCTACCGGCAGGGGACCGGCACGCTCCGGACCGGTTTCCAGTCGCTGTCGGCGATGAAGGTCCAGCGCGACGTGTACGCCACGCTCGCGTCCGAGAACCTCCTCGACGTTCACGTCTACGGCGAACCCGACTGGTCGCCCGACGTGCCCGGCACGACGGTCCACGCCGAGGAGAGCGAGGAACTCGGCGCGTTCTGGTTCGTGGTCTTCGACGGCGGCGACGACGACCGGCAGGCCTGCGCGCTGGTCGCCGAAGAGGTCCAACCCGACTCGGACTTCTTCCGCGGGTTCTGGACCTACGACCCCGAGTTGGTCGCCGACATCGACGAGTATCTGCGCGAGACCTACGGGTGA
- a CDS encoding DUF7522 family protein, translating to MGEIVSDDLADQLVSTCRTAVGDELRSVTYFDENEEEQLYLRGDLEADADLVGFADNERLGFHSQALYEETELGPYQFTMRVFDHGYLTRVIVGDHGAFVTTDAMEMDRFRELASAMGSVLEGE from the coding sequence ATGGGGGAAATTGTCTCGGACGACCTCGCCGACCAGTTAGTCAGTACCTGTCGAACCGCCGTGGGTGACGAACTCCGGAGCGTGACGTACTTCGACGAGAACGAGGAGGAACAGCTCTACCTTCGCGGGGACCTCGAAGCCGACGCCGACCTCGTGGGCTTCGCCGACAACGAGCGACTCGGGTTCCACTCCCAAGCACTCTACGAGGAGACCGAACTCGGCCCGTACCAGTTCACGATGCGCGTGTTCGACCACGGCTACCTCACGCGGGTCATCGTCGGCGACCACGGCGCGTTCGTCACTACCGACGCGATGGAGATGGACCGGTTCAGGGAACTCGCGTCGGCGATGGGGTCAGTCCTCGAAGGAGAGTAG
- a CDS encoding DUF7344 domain-containing protein — protein sequence MNDDAPDADATAEVDAVFGVLSDVHRRYALYYLRDRESATVDELATILAGWLGTREDAGKVVTPEDRERERTALHHVHLPKLAEAEYVRYDPETDDVTLELLPELAETVLDRSLDQQRDAADRSDRSVSDHRAG from the coding sequence ATGAACGACGACGCGCCGGACGCCGACGCGACCGCCGAGGTAGATGCGGTGTTCGGCGTCCTCTCAGACGTTCACCGGCGATACGCCCTCTACTACCTGCGGGACCGAGAGTCCGCGACCGTAGACGAATTGGCGACGATTCTCGCCGGATGGCTCGGTACCCGCGAGGACGCGGGCAAGGTGGTCACGCCCGAGGACCGCGAGCGCGAGCGAACCGCGCTCCACCACGTCCACCTCCCGAAACTCGCGGAAGCGGAGTACGTCCGCTACGACCCCGAGACCGACGACGTGACGCTCGAACTGCTTCCGGAACTCGCAGAGACCGTCCTCGACCGGTCTCTCGACCAACAGCGTGACGCCGCCGACCGGTCCGACAGGTCAGTCTCCGACCACCGCGCGGGGTGA
- a CDS encoding sugar phosphate isomerase/epimerase family protein, translated as MDIGVHTPPLYGESLEDAMAYLHGIGVDAIEPGVGGHPGDTHLPREEYLGDDEAKDHLFDLLDEYEMRISALATHNNPLHPDDETAEEADTELREAIELADQLDVDAVTCFSGLPAGSPNDETPNWITAPWPGEHAEAHRYQWEEVAIPYWQDIAEHAADHGVNVAIEMHPNMLVYEPSGMLRLREETNERIGANFDPSHLYWQGIDVTDAIRFLGEHDAIHHFHAKDTKVYDAQARYKGVLDTTPYDEESDRSWLFRSVGYGHDEGHWKDIVSTLRMVGYDGALSIEHEDSLTSSNEGLEKAVSMLQRAIFREQPGEAYWA; from the coding sequence ATGGATATTGGCGTTCACACACCACCCTTGTACGGAGAGTCGTTAGAAGACGCGATGGCGTACCTCCACGGCATCGGCGTCGATGCAATCGAACCGGGCGTCGGCGGACATCCCGGCGACACCCACCTGCCCCGCGAAGAGTACCTCGGCGACGACGAGGCCAAAGACCACCTGTTCGACCTGTTGGACGAGTACGAGATGCGCATCTCGGCGCTGGCGACACACAACAACCCGCTTCATCCCGACGACGAGACTGCCGAGGAAGCCGACACCGAACTCCGCGAGGCCATCGAACTCGCGGACCAACTCGATGTAGACGCGGTGACGTGCTTTTCGGGGCTTCCCGCCGGGAGTCCGAACGACGAGACGCCCAACTGGATTACGGCCCCGTGGCCGGGCGAACACGCTGAGGCCCACCGCTACCAGTGGGAAGAAGTCGCCATCCCCTACTGGCAGGACATCGCCGAACACGCCGCCGACCACGGCGTGAACGTCGCCATCGAGATGCACCCCAACATGCTGGTCTACGAACCCTCGGGGATGCTCCGCCTGCGCGAGGAGACTAACGAGCGCATCGGCGCGAACTTCGACCCCTCGCACCTCTACTGGCAGGGCATCGACGTGACCGACGCCATCCGGTTCCTCGGCGAACACGACGCCATCCACCACTTCCACGCCAAGGACACCAAAGTCTACGACGCCCAAGCGCGCTACAAGGGCGTTCTCGACACCACGCCCTACGACGAAGAGTCCGACCGCTCGTGGCTGTTCCGGTCGGTCGGGTACGGCCACGACGAGGGCCACTGGAAGGACATCGTGAGTACCCTCCGGATGGTGGGCTACGACGGCGCGCTCTCCATCGAACACGAGGACTCGCTGACCAGTTCCAACGAGGGTCTCGAAAAGGCGGTGTCGATGCTCCAGCGCGCAATCTTCCGCGAGCAACCCGGCGAGGCGTACTGGGCCTGA
- a CDS encoding translation initiation factor eIF-2B, translated as MIDETVEEIREMQTHSSSVVAMKAARALEDLLERDFASVEDFERDLERNSSALRRANPSHASLVTTQRAIVSMVEDAGTETVADAKDALGEAVGDVVEQVETAKRRAAENAMRFVEDGATILTHDYSSTVLEAIERAVSDGRYLTVYVTEARPRYLGRKTARALAEMDRVDAHLVVDGACGHYLPECDRVFLGMDCIVEDTLYNRVGTFPLAATAENVDVPVTVVGSSAKLVGEGFRFENDFRSPSEVLLEPAEGFTVENPAYDATPTDLLDAVVTDEGVREF; from the coding sequence ATGATAGACGAGACGGTCGAGGAGATTCGGGAGATGCAGACCCATAGCTCCTCCGTCGTCGCGATGAAGGCCGCCCGCGCGCTGGAGGACCTGCTCGAACGCGACTTCGCGTCGGTCGAGGACTTCGAGCGCGACCTCGAACGAAACTCGTCGGCCCTCCGGCGTGCGAACCCCTCCCACGCTTCGCTGGTGACGACCCAGCGCGCCATCGTTTCGATGGTAGAAGACGCCGGGACCGAGACGGTCGCGGACGCCAAGGACGCCCTCGGCGAGGCAGTAGGCGACGTGGTTGAGCAGGTCGAGACCGCAAAGCGCCGGGCCGCCGAGAATGCCATGCGGTTCGTGGAGGACGGCGCGACCATCCTGACCCACGACTACTCATCGACGGTGCTGGAGGCCATCGAGCGCGCCGTCTCCGACGGACGCTACCTCACGGTGTACGTCACCGAGGCCCGGCCGCGCTACCTCGGGCGAAAGACCGCCCGCGCCCTCGCGGAGATGGACCGCGTGGACGCCCACCTCGTCGTTGACGGGGCCTGCGGTCACTACCTCCCCGAGTGCGACCGCGTGTTCCTCGGCATGGACTGCATCGTCGAGGACACCCTCTACAACCGCGTGGGCACCTTCCCGCTTGCCGCCACCGCCGAGAACGTAGACGTTCCCGTCACCGTCGTCGGGTCGTCGGCGAAACTCGTCGGCGAGGGCTTCCGGTTCGAGAACGACTTCCGGTCGCCCAGCGAGGTCCTGCTGGAACCCGCCGAGGGCTTCACCGTCGAGAATCCGGCCTACGACGCGACCCCGACCGACCTGCTCGACGCGGTGGTCACGGACGAGGGCGTCCGGGAGTTCTAG
- a CDS encoding LSM domain-containing protein, whose product MSGRPLDVLEASLDEEVTVRLKGGEEFEGVLTGYDQHMNLVLEDTDEEDTTIIRGDNLVSISP is encoded by the coding sequence ATGAGTGGACGACCGCTCGACGTGCTGGAAGCCTCTCTCGACGAAGAGGTCACAGTGCGATTGAAAGGCGGCGAAGAGTTCGAGGGCGTTCTCACCGGATACGACCAGCACATGAACCTCGTGCTGGAAGACACCGACGAGGAAGACACAACCATTATACGCGGCGATAACCTCGTGTCGATTAGCCCATGA
- a CDS encoding Gfo/Idh/MocA family protein, translating to MTLEVGVLGYRFMGKAHANAMARLPMFFPDAPDVERHVLVGRDEDALADAADRLGFENIATDWADVVDEVDVFYNLGPNHVHADPSIAALEAGTPVLCEKPLANDLESAERMADAAESAGVPTAAAFNYRYVPAIQYAKNLIESGEIGEIHHFRGQYLQDWLVDPEAPWSWRNDAEMAGSGALGDLGAHTIDLARFLVGDVARVSGHLRTFVDERPVDGGDEARPVTVDDAYSAQAELEGGVMATLEASRFATGHKNDHSIEIHGSEGSLKFSLERLNELEVLRGDDRGYETILVTDESDPYVEHWWPPGHVLGWEHTFVHENYEFLSAVESGDEHHPDFHDGLAVQRVLAAIQESDERGEWVEVN from the coding sequence ATGACTCTCGAAGTCGGAGTTCTCGGCTACCGTTTCATGGGTAAAGCCCACGCCAACGCGATGGCGCGACTACCGATGTTCTTCCCGGACGCCCCGGACGTGGAGCGCCACGTCCTCGTCGGGCGCGACGAGGACGCGCTCGCGGACGCGGCAGACCGCCTCGGGTTCGAGAACATCGCCACCGACTGGGCGGACGTGGTAGACGAGGTAGACGTTTTCTACAACCTCGGTCCGAACCACGTCCACGCCGACCCCTCCATCGCGGCGCTCGAAGCGGGCACGCCCGTCCTCTGCGAGAAACCGCTCGCAAACGACCTCGAAAGCGCCGAGCGCATGGCCGACGCCGCCGAGTCCGCCGGGGTGCCGACCGCCGCGGCGTTCAACTATCGGTACGTCCCGGCCATCCAGTACGCGAAGAACCTGATAGAGAGCGGTGAAATCGGCGAGATTCACCACTTCCGCGGCCAGTACCTACAGGACTGGCTCGTGGACCCCGAGGCCCCGTGGTCGTGGCGCAACGACGCGGAGATGGCCGGGAGCGGAGCCTTGGGGGACCTCGGCGCGCACACCATCGACCTCGCGCGGTTCCTCGTCGGCGACGTAGCGCGCGTCTCGGGCCACCTCCGGACCTTCGTGGACGAGCGACCCGTAGACGGTGGAGACGAAGCGCGCCCGGTCACGGTGGACGACGCCTACTCCGCGCAGGCCGAGTTGGAGGGCGGCGTGATGGCGACCCTCGAAGCCTCCCGGTTCGCCACTGGCCACAAGAACGACCACAGCATCGAGATTCACGGCTCGGAGGGGAGTCTGAAGTTCTCGCTCGAACGCCTGAACGAACTGGAAGTCCTCCGCGGCGACGACCGGGGCTACGAGACGATTCTCGTCACCGACGAGTCGGACCCCTACGTCGAACACTGGTGGCCGCCGGGCCACGTCCTCGGGTGGGAACACACCTTCGTCCACGAGAACTACGAATTCCTCTCGGCGGTCGAGAGCGGCGACGAGCACCACCCCGACTTCCACGACGGACTCGCGGTCCAGCGAGTTCTGGCGGCGATTCAGGAGAGCGACGAGCGCGGCGAGTGGGTCGAAGTAAACTGA
- a CDS encoding 50S ribosomal protein L37e: MTGAGTPSQGKKNKTTHVKCRRCGEKSYHVKKKECSSCGFGKSSKRRDYEWQSKAGE; encoded by the coding sequence ATGACCGGAGCAGGAACCCCGAGCCAGGGGAAAAAGAACAAGACGACGCACGTGAAGTGCCGTCGTTGCGGCGAGAAGTCGTATCACGTCAAAAAGAAGGAGTGTTCGAGCTGCGGTTTCGGCAAGTCGAGCAAGCGCCGAGACTACGAGTGGCAGAGCAAGGCTGGCGAGTAG
- a CDS encoding helix-turn-helix domain-containing protein: MAKYSTGGSSGGGSGGSCELCGTSSDSLTEANVAGAQLQVCSDCASSHNDNAKTETTGDDRERERKRKAAQNTAKASGVYDGDSSRWEEEGTNYDDDPLPYLVTDYGETVEQARRDAGLQRGELADELDVPENDLLAVEQGRANQANVGGTLIEALEDRLDVQLAEGR, translated from the coding sequence ATGGCTAAATACTCGACTGGCGGGTCGTCCGGCGGTGGTAGCGGCGGCTCGTGCGAACTCTGTGGTACGTCGAGCGACTCGCTGACCGAGGCGAACGTCGCCGGAGCGCAGTTGCAGGTGTGTTCGGACTGTGCGTCCTCGCACAACGACAACGCCAAGACCGAGACGACCGGCGACGACCGAGAGCGCGAACGCAAGCGCAAGGCCGCCCAGAACACGGCGAAGGCCAGCGGCGTCTACGACGGCGATTCGAGTCGCTGGGAGGAAGAGGGCACCAACTACGACGACGACCCCCTGCCGTATCTGGTCACCGACTACGGCGAGACGGTCGAACAGGCCCGGCGGGACGCCGGTCTCCAGCGCGGCGAACTCGCCGACGAACTCGACGTGCCCGAGAACGACCTGCTCGCGGTCGAACAGGGTCGGGCGAATCAGGCCAACGTCGGCGGGACGCTCATCGAGGCGCTCGAAGACCGACTCGACGTGCAACTCGCCGAGGGTCGGTAA
- a CDS encoding CocE/NonD family hydrolase has product MSDEPNVRLAEIDRRGFLKTTGAAAGTVAVGATPASAGSYTTTDLTISSHDGTSLAATLYEPDDGQAHEAVLMTHGWGSNRKSGRVTEKAKLYASNGYVVLTYDSRGFGESGGEVGLDGPKEVDDASTLVDWLAGRDNVLMDGTGDPKVGMDGYSYSGGIQLLAAAADDRIDAIVPRITWNDLEYAVAPHGVVKIGWLTLLLGLGGIKSWDFETGNGLDADLWDWYLDAAWNNELSQDAKDAFAQRSPADEISNVNAPTFLIQGWDDTLFKPVEALRTYRSLQDRGVETRICFYEGGHALEGLDRTQSEIDYLNGLALDWMDRHVKGKATDVPQSTMYLKQADAWRTHDQFPPSDASETTLKLSETADGGDTYLEKDIWWWNDTEYRFDWRAGSDFEIVGAPELDIWVYPEGPEERLFFNFYHTDADGHTKMINDMGETYRVEGADQYHRVQIQFSPIQRFLQKDETISLGVSISNPFYFDSRESEGVYIGHSADYPSKFTLPMRSVSDTHTVEKDLAVGDEVHVSVENLDVRTGPGTSYDSKKQKHVYSSGKIVDGPTAADGDRWWKVRYYEDDGGIAGWSNEVGLDRGARNSERLSIGDRVEVNTGSDRLNIREGPGTGYTAIDAADDGDRGRVVNGPEWADGYVWWKVEYDNHAEGWSAQDWLTLV; this is encoded by the coding sequence ATGAGCGACGAACCCAACGTTCGCTTGGCCGAGATAGACCGCAGAGGATTCCTGAAGACCACCGGCGCGGCCGCCGGGACCGTCGCGGTCGGAGCGACCCCCGCCAGCGCGGGGTCGTACACCACGACCGACCTGACCATCTCGTCCCACGACGGGACGAGTCTGGCCGCGACCCTCTACGAACCCGACGACGGGCAGGCACACGAGGCGGTGCTGATGACCCACGGTTGGGGGTCGAACCGCAAGTCGGGTCGCGTGACCGAGAAGGCGAAACTCTACGCTTCGAACGGCTACGTGGTACTGACCTACGACTCGCGCGGGTTCGGCGAATCCGGCGGCGAAGTCGGTCTCGACGGACCCAAAGAGGTAGACGACGCCTCGACGCTCGTCGATTGGCTCGCGGGCCGGGACAACGTGTTGATGGACGGGACCGGCGACCCGAAAGTCGGGATGGACGGCTACTCGTACTCGGGAGGCATCCAACTGCTCGCGGCGGCGGCCGACGACCGCATCGACGCCATCGTCCCGCGAATCACGTGGAACGACCTCGAATACGCGGTAGCACCTCACGGGGTCGTCAAAATCGGGTGGCTCACCCTCCTGCTCGGACTCGGCGGCATCAAGTCGTGGGACTTCGAGACCGGCAATGGACTCGACGCCGACCTGTGGGACTGGTACCTCGACGCGGCGTGGAACAACGAACTCTCCCAAGACGCGAAAGACGCGTTCGCTCAGCGGTCGCCCGCCGACGAGATTTCGAACGTGAACGCGCCGACTTTCCTGATTCAGGGTTGGGACGACACGCTGTTCAAACCGGTTGAGGCGCTCCGGACCTACCGGTCGCTTCAGGACCGCGGCGTCGAGACCCGCATCTGCTTCTACGAGGGCGGCCACGCCCTCGAAGGACTGGACCGCACCCAGAGCGAAATCGACTACCTGAACGGTCTCGCGCTCGACTGGATGGACCGCCACGTCAAGGGGAAGGCCACGGACGTTCCCCAGTCCACGATGTACCTCAAGCAGGCCGACGCGTGGCGCACCCACGACCAGTTCCCGCCGAGCGACGCGTCGGAGACCACGCTGAAACTCAGCGAGACGGCCGACGGCGGCGACACCTACCTCGAGAAGGACATCTGGTGGTGGAACGACACCGAGTACCGATTCGACTGGCGGGCCGGGTCGGACTTCGAAATCGTGGGCGCGCCCGAACTCGACATCTGGGTCTACCCCGAGGGTCCCGAAGAGCGCCTCTTCTTCAACTTCTACCACACCGACGCTGACGGCCACACCAAGATGATAAACGACATGGGCGAGACCTACCGCGTGGAGGGGGCCGACCAGTACCACCGCGTCCAGATTCAGTTCTCGCCCATCCAGCGGTTCCTCCAGAAAGACGAGACGATTAGCCTCGGCGTCAGCATCTCGAACCCCTTCTACTTCGACTCGCGGGAGTCGGAAGGCGTCTACATCGGCCACTCCGCGGACTACCCCTCGAAGTTCACCCTGCCGATGCGGAGCGTCTCGGACACCCACACCGTCGAGAAGGACCTCGCGGTCGGCGACGAGGTTCACGTCTCCGTCGAGAACCTCGACGTGCGGACCGGCCCGGGCACGAGTTACGACTCGAAGAAGCAAAAGCACGTCTACTCGTCGGGCAAAATCGTGGACGGTCCGACCGCCGCGGACGGCGACCGCTGGTGGAAGGTCCGGTACTACGAGGACGACGGCGGAATCGCTGGCTGGTCGAACGAGGTTGGATTGGACCGCGGCGCGCGCAACTCCGAACGCCTCTCCATCGGGGACCGCGTGGAGGTGAACACGGGGTCCGACCGCCTCAACATCCGCGAAGGACCGGGAACGGGCTACACGGCCATCGACGCCGCCGACGACGGCGACAGGGGCCGCGTCGTGAACGGACCCGAGTGGGCCGACGGCTACGTCTGGTGGAAAGTGGAGTACGACAACCACGCCGAGGGCTGGTCGGCACAGGACTGGCTGACGCTGGTGTAG
- the purF gene encoding amidophosphoribosyltransferase, with product MPDGRDPVPSSPTESAPSGQSDNALSGPTEKCGVVGVSLAERDAARPLYYSLYALQHRGQESAGIVTHDGFQQHDHVEMGLVGDAFDEEDIESLRGSAGIGHVRYPTAGSVDKSCAQPFTVSFRSGALGLSHNGNLVNADEVRDELAAQGHAFTSDGDTEVIAHDLARNLLEADLVRAVKRTMGRIHGSYSLTIMHDDTVLGVRDPEGNRPLCIGEVEDGYVVASESAAIDTLDGELVRDVRPGELVVLQSDGEGFDSYQLFERENTAHCFFEHVYFARPDSVVDGSLVYEVRRELGRKLWEENGIDTDVVMPVPDSGRAFASGYAEAAQEDGATVEFAEGMMKNRYVGRTFIMPTQDERERAVRLKLNPIKSTVEGKTVTLVDDSIVRGTTSTQLVQLLKDCGAAEVHMRIGAPPIAAPCYMGINMATREELIAADRSTEEIRDEIEADSLAYLSTEAVADALGQERADLCMGCVTGEYPYDIEGEEMDPAHASNPRPEL from the coding sequence ATGCCAGACGGCCGGGACCCGGTCCCCAGTAGTCCGACCGAGAGCGCCCCTTCGGGCCAGTCCGACAACGCCCTCTCCGGGCCGACCGAAAAGTGCGGCGTCGTCGGCGTCTCGCTCGCGGAGCGAGACGCCGCGCGACCGCTCTACTACTCTCTGTACGCGCTCCAGCACCGCGGGCAGGAGTCGGCGGGAATCGTGACCCACGACGGGTTCCAACAGCACGACCACGTGGAGATGGGACTCGTCGGAGACGCCTTCGACGAGGAGGACATAGAGTCCCTGCGCGGGAGCGCGGGCATCGGACACGTTCGGTACCCCACCGCGGGGAGCGTGGACAAGTCCTGCGCCCAACCGTTCACCGTCTCGTTCCGGAGCGGAGCCTTGGGTCTGAGTCACAACGGCAACCTCGTCAACGCCGACGAGGTGCGCGACGAACTCGCCGCGCAGGGCCACGCGTTCACCTCCGACGGCGACACCGAGGTCATCGCCCACGACTTGGCGCGCAACCTGCTGGAGGCAGACCTCGTGCGCGCGGTCAAACGCACGATGGGTCGCATCCACGGGTCGTACTCGCTGACCATCATGCACGACGATACGGTTCTGGGGGTGCGCGACCCCGAAGGAAACCGCCCGCTATGTATCGGCGAAGTCGAAGACGGCTACGTCGTCGCCAGCGAGTCGGCCGCCATCGACACGTTGGACGGCGAACTCGTTCGGGACGTGCGACCCGGCGAACTCGTCGTCCTCCAGTCCGACGGCGAGGGCTTCGACTCCTACCAGTTGTTCGAGCGCGAGAACACCGCCCACTGCTTTTTCGAACACGTCTACTTCGCCCGGCCCGATAGCGTCGTGGACGGCAGTCTCGTCTACGAGGTCCGCCGGGAACTCGGCCGAAAGCTCTGGGAGGAGAACGGCATCGACACCGACGTAGTGATGCCGGTGCCCGACTCCGGGCGCGCGTTCGCCAGCGGGTACGCCGAAGCCGCCCAAGAGGACGGCGCGACCGTCGAGTTCGCCGAGGGGATGATGAAGAACCGCTACGTCGGCCGGACGTTCATCATGCCCACCCAAGACGAACGCGAGCGCGCGGTCCGCCTCAAACTCAATCCCATCAAGTCCACGGTGGAGGGCAAGACGGTGACACTCGTAGACGACAGCATCGTCCGTGGAACCACCTCCACCCAACTGGTCCAACTGCTCAAAGACTGCGGCGCGGCCGAGGTCCACATGCGAATCGGCGCGCCGCCCATCGCCGCTCCTTGCTACATGGGCATCAACATGGCGACCCGCGAGGAACTCATCGCCGCCGACAGGTCCACCGAGGAGATTCGGGACGAAATCGAGGCCGACAGTCTCGCGTACCTCTCGACGGAGGCAGTCGCCGACGCCCTCGGCCAAGAGCGTGCCGACCTCTGCATGGGATGTGTCACGGGCGAGTACCCCTACGACATCGAAGGCGAGGAGATGGACCCGGCACACGCCTCGAACCCCCGGCCGGAACTGTAG